CAGTTACGTTCTGCCATCCAGACCTACTCGATGAGCCACTTCAGGGCGGCTGCAAACAAGTAGTCCCAAGCACCTATATAGATGGCCCAGAATGCGACGAACGAGATGATGGTCACTCCGGACTTCGTGAGTTCACGAGGCCGCGGCCACGTAACCCTGTGCCGAATCTCTGTCCATATTGACCTAATCCAGTTCTTGAAGCGTATGCCTGCCGGCTTGATTGT
This Coprothermobacter sp. DNA region includes the following protein-coding sequences:
- the secE gene encoding preprotein translocase subunit SecE, with amino-acid sequence MLGVRAPPGLPPSFEEEHVSNTKTIKPAGIRFKNWIRSIWTEIRHRVTWPRPRELTKSGVTIISFVAFWAIYIGAWDYLFAAALKWLIE